Within Kutzneria chonburiensis, the genomic segment CGGAACTCCTCCTGGCCGGGTGACGGTCCTATAATATGTCGGGCGGCATACTTGTCAAACTGGCCCCTGCCGGCGGTGGGGATGAAGCGCGGACGCCGTTGGCCAAGTAGTGCGGGCCGACGTTTGTCTTGCGTGCAAAGCGTTTCGACGCGTTCGAATACTCACGGCCGGCGACCTCTTCTCGGTGCCGGACACCAGGATCGTTCGAAGCCGGCCCCAGCGGCGGCTGTCACGGTCGGCATCCGAGGGGTCCACGTGCGCCGCGGGAGGGTCGTTGAACGGGCAGCAGGTTCTGATCACCGGACTGGGAGTGGTTGCGCCCACCGGGGTCGGCGCGGACGCGCACTGGCAGGCCGTGTTGGCCGGCAAGTCGGGGATCGCGAGGATCACGCGCTTCGATCCGACGGCCTACCCGGTGCGTATCGCCGGTGAGGTCAAGGAGTTCGACGCGGCCGAACGGGTGCCGCGCAAGGTGATCCCGGAGACCGACCGGTGGACGCACCTCGCGCTGGTGGCGGCGGACGAGGCCTTGCAGGACGCGGGCGTCGACCTGTCGGTGATGCCGGAGTTCGACGTCGCGGTGGTGACGTCGAGCTCGTCCGGCGGGACCGACTTCGGCCAACACCAGATGGAGCAGCTCTACCAGAACGGCCCCAGCTGGGTCGGCGTGTACCAGTCGATCGCCTGGTTCTACGCGGCGACCACCGGTCAGCTGTCCATCCGGCACGGCCTGCGCGGCCCCTGCGGCGTCCTGTGCGGGGAGCAGGCCGGCGGCCTTGACGCCATCGGCCAGGCCCGCCGGCTGCTGAGCTCGGGCACGCGTCTGGTGGTCAGCGGCGGCACCGACGCGTCGCTCTGCCCGTACGGGCTGGTGGCGCAGCTCTCCTCGGGTGAGCTGTCCACAGTGGACGACCCGGCCGGCGCCTACCTGCCGTTCGACGCGGAGGCCAGCGGCCACGTGCCGGGCGAGGGCGGCGCGATCGTCATCACCGAAACCGCCGACGCGGCAAGGGAACGTGGCCACGAGGCGTATGCGGGAGTCCTGGGCTACGCGGCGGGCTTCGACCCGCGCCCCGGCTCCGGTCGCCCGCCGGCACTGAAGCGCGTCATCGAACGCGCTCTCCAGGACGCGAACCTGACGCCGGCGGACGTCGACGTGGTGTTCGCCGACGCCGCCGGCGTGCCGCAGCGAGATTTGGACGAGGCGCAGGCCATCGGCGCGATCTTCGGCCCCCGCGGGGTCGCCGTCACCGCGCCGAAGACGCTGACCGGCCGCCTGTACGGCGGCGGCGCGGCGCTGGACGTGGCCACCGCGGCGCTGGCCCTGCGGCACGGGGTGATCCCGCCGACGACGGGCCCGACGCGGCTGGCCCCGGGCATCGAGCTCGATCTGGTCACGGCCCCGCGCGAGCCGGCGCGACTGCGAACGGCCCTGGTGCTGGCCAGGGGGCATGGCGGGTTCACGGCCGCGCTGCTGCTCGGCCGACAGTGAAGAGAGGGACGGACATGAGCACCTTCACCCTGGACGATCTGCGCGACCTGTTGCGCGGCGGCGCCGAGGAGGGCGCCGTCCTCGACGGCGACATCGCCAACACCCGCTTCGACGAGCTGGGCTACGACTCGCTGGCGGTGCTGGAGATCGCCGGCGAGATCCAGCGCCGGTTCGGCGTCGTGGTGCCCGACGACGCCGTGTCGGAGATGCCGACCCCGGCCAGGGCGGTCGAGTTCGTCAACTCGCTGTTCGCGCGGGCGGGGGCGTGACGATGGCCGGGCACACCGACAACAGCGTGTTCATCGACGCCCCGATGGACCTGGTCTGGGACATGACCAACGACATCGAGTCCTGGCCGAACCTGTTCAGCGAGTACGCCAAGGCGGAAGTGCTGACGCGGCAGGGCAACACCGTCACCTTCCGGCTGACCATGCACCCCGACGCCGGCGGCACCTCGTGGAGCTGGGTGTCGGAGCGCACGTCCGATCCGGCGACCAGGACCGTGCGCTCGCACCGGGTGGAGACCGGGAACTTCGAGCACATGAACATCTTCTGGGAGTACGTCGAGGAGGACGGCGGCGTCCGGATGCGGTGGGTGCAGGACTTCCACATGAAGCCGGCGGCGCCGATCGACGACGCGGCGATGACCGACCGGCTCAACACCAACACCGGCATCCAGATGGCCCTGATCAAGACCAAGATCGAGGCGGCGGCCGCGAGGTCGCGGGCCTGATGTCCGTCCTGACGGCGTTGGTGCTGCTGGCCAACGGATTGTCGGCCGGCGTGCTGGTCGGCACGCAGCTGGGCGGCTGGCCGCTGCTGGTCGCCCTGCCGCCCGACCGGTACGTGCACGCGCACGCGTTCTTCTCCACCCGCTACGACCCGTTCATGCCGGTGTGCCTGATCGCGACCGTGCTGGGCGACGCCGCCCTGGCGGTGTTCGGCACGGTGCCGCCGGTTCGGCTGGCGCAGGGGGTGGCCGGACTGCTGGCGCTGGCCGTGGCGGTCATCTCGCTGACGAAGAACGTGCCGGTGAACAAGTGGATCCGCACGGTTGACCCGGACCGGCTGCCGGCCGATTTCGCCGCCCGGGACCCGCGGCCGAGCTGGGGCCGGTGGAACCGGCTGCGCAGCCTGTTGGCGGTAATGGCGCTGGTGGCCAACTGCGCCGCCGTCGTGCCGTAGAAACCTCTGGAAAGGTGGACATGGACCTGTCGTTGAAGGGCAAGAAGGCGCTGGTGACCGGCGGCAGCCGGGGCGTCGGCCGGGGCATCGTGCTCGCGCTGGCCGAGGCCGGCATGGACGTCGTCACCTGCTACCGCGAAGGCAGCGATTTCGTTGCCTCGCTGGAGAAGGAGCTCGGCCAGACCGGCGGCAGCCACCGCGTGCTGCAGGCCGATCTGGCCGATCCCGCGCAGATCAAGGGCTTCGTGGAGGAGGCGGGCGAGGCGCTCGGCCACTTCGACCTGGTGGTGCACAACGCCGGCGCGATCACCCACGTGCCGTACGGTGAACTGCCGCTCGAGCAGTGGCACCGGATCATCGACGTGAATCTGACGGCTGCTCATCTTCTCGTGCAGTACTCGCTGCCGCTGCTGGCCGAGGGCGCGTCGGTGATCACCATCGGCTCGAAGTCCTCCGAGGTCGGCATTCCGCAGCGGGCCCACTACACGGCGGCCAAGGCGGCGCTGCGTGGGCTGACCCGCTCGCTGGCCAAGGAGTTCGGCGGCCAGGGCCTGCGGTTCAACACGCTGGCGCTGGGCGTGATCGAGACCGAGGCGTTCGAGACGATGCCGCCGGAGCAGGCCAAGCTGATGCGCGAGCGCTACAGCACGAAGACCGCGCTCGGCCGGCTGGGCACCCCGCGCGAGGTGGCCGGGGCCGTGCTGTGGCTGGCCAGCGACCTGTCGAAGTACGTCACCGGCGCGGTGATCCACGTGGACGGAGGCATTTCCTGATGGCCGACAAGGTGTTCCGGGTGATGCTGCGGATGCAGATCAAGCCCGGCATGGAGGCCGACTTCGAGCGGGTCTGGCTGGAGGTCGGCGACTCGGTCACCGGGCACCCGGCCAACCTCGGCCAGTGGCTGTCCCGCGACCTGGAGACCGACGGCGTCTACTACATCGTCAGCGACTGGGTCGACGAGCCGAAGTTCCGCGAGTTCGAGACCAGCGACGGGCACCTGGCGCACCGCCAGAAGCTGCACCCGTACCGGTCCGGCGGCTCGATGACGACCATGACCGTCGTCGCTCACCTCGCCGGAGCCGCGACGTGACCGAGGTTCGGGTGCTCATCTACCACGCGACCGGCGACGCCGACGGCGTGCTGGAGGCGTACCACCAGGTGAGCAAGGAGATGGCCGGCGTGCCCGGCCAGCTGGGCAACGAGCTGCTGCACGGCGTGCACGAGACCGACCGGTTCATCGTGATCAGCCGGTGGTCCAGCCTTGACGCCTTCACCACGTGGGAGCAGGGCCGGGACCACAAGGGCTCGACCGAGCCGCTGCGCCAGTACCGCGACACGTCGATGGCCCGGCCGTTCGGGGTGTACGCGGTGACCGCCCAATACTGAGGGCGCAAACCCAAGGGGCCGTTCGGACTCTGTCCGAACGGCCCCTTTGTGTCGTGGCCTCAGGCGGCCTGGTGCACCAGCTTGGGCACGGCGGCCTCGGGCTGGGCCGGCATCACGAAGGCCAGCACGACGCCGATGACCAGCGCGGCGCCGCTGAACGTGAAGGCCAGCACGAAGCCGGCGCCGGTCGGCAGCTGGCTGCCGGGCGCGATGCTGGCCGTGATGATGGTCGTGGTGATCACGCTGCCCAGCGCGATGCCGATGGCCCGGGCCAGGTTGATCAGGCCGGTGGCCAGCCCGGTCTCGTGCGAGCCGGACGCCGAGATGCCCAGGTTGTACATGCCGGCGCTGGCCGCGCCCATGCCGAAGCCGAAGATCACGGTCAGCAGCAGCACCGTGCCCAGGCTCGGCGACATGACCAGGCCGGCCACGCCGACGAGCTGGAACACCGAGCCGACGGCGATCACCGTGCGGGCGCCGACCCACTGGCCGGCGATGCCGCCCAGCGGCGTGCCGATGACGCCGGCGATGCACGACGGCAGCAGGTACAGGCCGACCTCGGTGATCGAGCCGCCGAGGCCGCCGTTGGCCGTGGGCAGGGTGATCAGCTGCGGCAGCAGGATGGTGCCGACGACACTGCCGACGCCCTGCACCAGCGCGGCCGCGTTGGACGTCCAGATGCCGCGCCGGGCGATCATGGCCAGCGGCACGAACGGCGCGCGGGACCGCCGTTCCAACGTGAACCAGCCGATGCCCAGCGCGACCACGACCGCCGCCATCACCAGCGTGCCGACGGAGGCCAGGCCGGTCTGCGGGATCGTCTCGATGGCCATGATCAGCGCGACCAGGAAGACGGCGAACGAGAGCGCCCCGGGCCAGCCGATGACCAGCACGTGGTTGCGGTTCGGGGTCGTGGACGGCACCAGGAACCAGGCGGCGACGGACGCGACAGCGGCCAGCAACGCCGGCAGACCGAACAGCCAGTGCCAGGACAGCAGCGTGGACACCGGGCCGACCATGACCAGGTTGACGGTCGCACCCAGCACGTACATCGAGGTCACCGCGCCGACCACGCCCTTTACCCAGCGCTCGGGCAGCTCGGAGCGGACCAGCGTGAAGGTCAGCGAGAGCAGACCGGCGCCGAGGCCCTGCAGCGCCTCGCCGACGATCATCAGCGGGTATGACGCGCCGATGCCGGACAGCACGGCGCCGACGATGACGATCGCCGTGGTGCCGAACAGGATCCGGCGTGGCCCGAAGGCGTCGCCGAGCTTGCCGATGATCGGCGTGGAGATCGCCGCCACCAGGGTGAGGGCGGCGATCAGCAGCCCGCCGGCGGCCGGCGTGATGCCCAGCGCCGGCTGGATGACCGGCAGGGCCAGCCCGGGCATGGTCTCGAGGATCGCGTTGGCCAGCACCAGGGCGGCCAGCGCGACGGTCATGGCGATGGCGCGGGAGGACGGCTTCTCGGTGTCTCTCATCGGGCACCGCTGATCGAACATAACATGGCGCGTTCACCTTGGTTTCGTTGTGCGAGTGGACATGTGACTGGGTGAGGAGCAGGCCTAGCTGGCCTCGTCGGCGTCCCGCCGGACGTGCCGGTTCTTGGCGTCCGGGTCGAGCCGGACGACCCTCGGCAGCGGCCGCGAGTCGGGATCGCGCTCCGGCAGCTCGCCGGACAGGTGTTGCTGGTCGCTGCGCTCGAGGGACAGCCGCAGCGCGAGCGGGCGGCCGGTGGCGGCGACCATCAGCGCGCGGGGCTGGTGGCCGATAGTCGTTGCCACCAAGAGGAAAGTGCCGGGGGCTGGGGTGGCGAGGCCGAAGCGGCCGCCGTCGCCGGTGCGGTACTGGTCGACCTGACGGCCGAGCAGGTCCATCAGCACCAGCGTCACGCCGGGGATCGGCGTGCCGTCCGGGTGCTGGACCATGCCGTGGATCTGTGCCCCGGGCATGGTCGGCATGAACCACTGGAACGGGGCCGGCGGACGTTCGAAGTCGTTGCTGGGCCAGTCGATCCGCGGAATGGGCACGGTCATCTCGACCATGGGGATGTCCGCGTCCAGCCCGGACCGGTCGACCCCGGACGCCTCGACGCCGGACGCCTCGACCGCGGCGGCCAGCGGCCGTTCCCGGACGAAGAACATCAGCACCACGCCGACGACCACCACCAGGCCGATCAGGAACCCGATGGTGATCGACGAGGAGAAGCCGACCAGGAACGGCCGGGCCAGCTGGGGCCCGAGCTGCTGGATGAACGTGGAGTCGGTGAGCACCCGGGCGGCGAAGGCGTCGGTCGTGCCGTCGTGGACCGACTGGGCCAGGTTCGCGCCGACGCCGGTCGCCGACCGCAATGCCGCCTGGTACGCGGGATCGGCGAGCGAGGTCCGCAGCGCGTCACCGATCCGGCCGACCACGCCGCCGAACACCGCGGCGATCACCACCGAGGTGCCGATGATGCCGCCCATCTGCTGGAAGAACGTGGCCAGCGAGGTGGCGACGCCCATGTCCTCTGGCGGCACGGTGTTCTGGGCGGTGAGGATGAGCGGCTGGATGGACAGGCCGAGGCCGAGTCCGAAGATCGTCAGGTACGCCTCGGAGGCGAACAGCGAGGTGTCCGCGTCGACGAAGCAGAACAGCACCATGGCCACGCTCATCAGCGCGATGCCGATCAGCGGGAAGATCTTGTACCGGCCGGTCTTGGAGATCAGCACCGCCGAGATGCCGGAGGTCACCGTCAGCCCGACCATGACCGGGATCATCAGCAGGCCGGCGGTGCTGGCCGAGGTGCCCTTGACGATCTGGAAGTACTGCGGGTACAGCGACATCGCGCCGAGCATGGCCGCGCCGACCACCACCGTGGCCAGGCAGGCCACCACGAACGACCGCTCGCGGAACAGCCGCAGCGGCACCAGTGCCGCGTCGGCCATTCGCCGTTCCACGAAGAAGAATGCGATCAGGCCGACGACCGACGCGGCGTAACAGGCGATGGCACCGGGGAGGCCCAGCCCCAGTCCGGGCCCTCGCTCGACACCAGCAGCAGCGGGACGACGCCGACCGAGATGGTCAGCGTGCCCCACCAGTCGACGCGTTGCTTCTGGCGTTGCTGCCGGTTGCGCAGGGTCTTGGCCACGACGGCCAGCGCGGCCAGGCCGACCGGCAGGTTGACCAGGAAGACCCAGCGCCAGCCGGCCACGCCGAGAATCGAGGACTGGGCCGCGAGCAGCCCGCCGATGGCCGGCCCGAGCAGGTTGGACATGCTGAACACGCTGACGAAGGCGCCCTGGTACTTGGCCGCCTCCCGGCCCGGCGCGATGTCCGCGATGATCACCAGGGCCAGCGAGATCAGCCCTCCGGTGCCCGCGCCCTGCACGGCGCGGAACGCCGCCAGCTCGATCATGGACGTCGACGTCGCGCAGGCCACCGAGCCGACCAGGAAGATCGTGATGGCGGCCAGGTACATCGGCTTGCGGCCGAGGATGTCGCCCAGCTTCCCGTACAGCGGGGTGCTCAGCGTCGAGGTGATCAGGTAGGCGGTGGTGGCCCACGCCTGAAGGCTCAAGCCTTGCAGGTCGTCGGCGATGGTCCGGATGGCCGCGCTGACGATCGTGGTGTCCAGCGCCGCCAACAGCACGCCCAGCAGCAGGCCGACGACGATCGCCGCGGTCCGGCCCCGGCTGAGCGGCGGGTCGGTCACCACGGGCGGCGCGGTGCTCGGGCGACCATGGTCCTGGGTACCTCTTTCGCTGCGGCCGAACGGAGAAGACCCGCGCCACGGTCCCATTCCGTGGACGAGGCTCGATGGTGTCCGGATCCAACCGATCCCCAGCGGCGGCCGCCATGCTGCTCGGGTCCGTCCGTCGAGACAGGAGTGACCATGCTGCGCGACGACCTGTGGGAGCTCGGGGAACCGGTGCTGCGCAAGGTGAACGACCATCCGTTCTGGTCGGGGCTGCGGGACGGCTCGCTGCCGGACGGCGTGCTGACCTACTTCGTGGAGCAGGACACCGGCTACCTGTTGCCGACCTTCGGCCGGGCGCTCAACCGCTGCGCCGCGATCGCCGTCGCCGACCAGCACGCGGAGCTGCTCACCCTGTGCGCCGGGGCGACGTTGGCCTCGGCCGGCCGGCTGCGGGCCGCTTTCGACGAGCTGGGGCCGAAGATGGACCAGCCCGCCCGGGCCTCGGAGCCGCCGGTCGACCCGGCCGTGCAGGCCCATTGCGCCTTCTTCACCGCGACCACCGCGACGTCGCTGCCGGCGGCGATCGGCGGCGTGCTGCCGATGGTGTGGTTCAACCTGCACCTGAGCAACGCGATGACCGCCACCACCGGGTCCCGTTACCAGCCGTGGATCGACGCCTACGACTCCGGCTCCGGCTTCGAGCAGGCCGTCGAGCAGGTCCTGGTCATGGTCGACGAGATCGGCGCCGACTGCACTCCGGCCGAGCGCGACCGTCTGATCACCCAGTTCACCCTGGGCGCTCGCCACGAGCTCGCCTTCGCCGAACTGGTGGTGCGCCGGGACAACTGGGCCGTCCGTCAGTCCTCTTGACATTCGAGGGATCTCTCAGCAGACTCAACTCCCTTGATCATCCAGTTATTTTGTCTTTGAGATACCTTTTTTGAGAGGAAGTTGTCGTGCCGGACCGCACCGTCCTGACCGAGGCCGACGAGCACACGCTGCTCACCGCCGCCTACGGCACCGTCGTGCTGATGACCGCGGCCAACCCCGGCCCCATCGCCTCCGCCAAGTCGAGCACCGCGGCGAGCCTGGCCATGACCTCGGCCACCGGCCTCACCGGTCACGTGTTCGCCATCAAGACCAAGGCGAAGGACCTGGACCTCAACGGCGGCAACACCGCCGAGATCGCCGAGACGGTGTTCCCCGCGCTCACCGCGTCGGTGGAGCTGTTGCAGGCCAAGGCCCCCGACGAGGCCGAGAACTTCCGCGCCACCATCACCACGATGACCGCGGCCGCCATGCGCTCCCACCACGGCGAGCCGCTGCCCACCGAGCTCGAGATGGCCCGCAAGATCCACAAGGCCTTGGAGGCCGCCGGCGCGTGACCTGACTCCGACAGAAAGAAGGGGCGCCGCCGGCGCCCTTCCCTGCTATTCCACGACCAGCTATGCCACGACTGCCCGGAACAACGCCGTCGTGCCCTTGATCACCAGTTGGTGGTCGGGCAGATGGCGCTTGAGCTGTCGCCGCAGCCCGTCCGGGTCGTCGCCCTGGTTCTGGAAGTTGCCCCGCTCGTGCTGCTCCAGCAACGCCCGGTGGGTCACGGCGTTCATCGGCACGCCCTCGGCCAGGATGGTGGTGCCGAAGATCCGACCACCGGGCCGCACGACCTTGGCCAGGTGCTCGAAGATGATGCCCTTCTCCTCCCAGCCACCGGGAATGCAGTGCAGCACCAGGTTGAGGCCGACGGAATCGAAGTGGTCGGGCGGCAGGGGCAGCGGGTCGAGCAGGTTGGCCTGGCAGGTCTCCGGCTTGAACCGGGCCAGCCGACGAGCCGACACGGTCAGGCACTCGGTGTTCAGGTCGAGCAGCGTGATCTCGGGATCCTTGACCCGCCACCGGGTCTTGTCCACGAAATAGCCCGTGCCCGGACCGACGTCCAGGTGCCGCCGCCCGACGGAACGGTCGTAGAGGCGGCGCATGGGACCGATTCCGCAGCCCCACACCAGCGGACAGAACAGCCGGAGCACGAGCGTGTCGTAGATCCGGAGGGTGCGCTCGTCGTACGTCTCCAGCGAATGCGTGATCCGCGGATCCAGCTCGTCGGTCATGCCGAGGTCTCCCGGTGGGAAGGGGGCGCCGGCGGGCCTGGGGGAGTCCGCCGGCGTCCCGGGGTCAGTGCAGGGACACCGGCAGGGACCGGATGCTGTTGGTGAAGTTGGTGTGCGCCCACACCGCCGGCCCGCCCAGCGCAATGCCGGGCTCGGCCACGACGTGCTGGATCAGGTGCCGCAGCTCCATCATGGCCAGCAGCCGCCCGATGCAGACGTGCGGACCGCCGCCGCCGAAGGTGATGTGCGGGTTGGGGTGCCGCGTCACGTCGAACTTGAGCGGATCGGTGAACACGCGCTCGTCGTAGTTGGCCGAGCTGAACCACAGCGCGACCAGCTCGTCGGCCTTGATCTCCTGGCCGTTGACCACGGTGTCCTCGGTGACCCGCCGGGCGAAGTGCGTGACCGGCGTGACCCAGCGCAGAACCTCCTGCACGGCAGTGGGAATCTGCGTCGGGTCCTTGCGGAGGATGGCCAGCTGCTCGGGATTGTCGAGCAGCGCCAACACCGCGCCGGTCAGTGCGCTGTACGTGGACTCGCTGCCGCCCAGCATGGTCATGGTGAACTGGGCGATCTCCTCGGTGGTGAGCAGCATGTCGCGCACCGGGGTGGACAGCAGCACGCCGATCAGGCCCTCGCCGGGCTCGGTCCGACGGCGGTGCTCGGTGAGGTCCTTGAGGTACTCGAACATCTCCCGGAACATCTCATCGGTCTGCTGCGTGTCCTGGGTGTAGTCCGGGTGGCTCCGGTTGACGGTGCGCTTGGCCCACTCGTACGCGTACGGCCGGTCGGACTGCGGGATGCCGATCAGCTCGGCCAGCGCCCGTACCGGCACCTCCAGCGACACCTCGGTGGCCAGGTCGAACTCGCCCAGCTCACGGGCCTGGGCCCAGACCTGGTCGACGACCCGCCCGACCGGCTCCTCCAGCCCGGCGATGCGGGTCGGGGTGAACGCCTTGAGCGCCAGCCGGCGCATCCGGGTGTGGTCCGGCGGGTCGATGAAGGAGATGTCCCGCAGCTTGGACGTCACCTCGCGGAACCGGGTCATGGTGGTCGGATAGGACGAGAACAGCTGGGTGTCGCGAGAGGCGGCCACCACGTCGGCGTGCTTCACGATGTACCAGAACTGGTCGCCCTCGTGATTGTCGCCGCGGGCCAGGCCCTCGCGGTCGCGCAGATCGCGGAAGTACTCGTGCGGTATGCCGTCGACGAAGGCCGTGGAATGCATGAGATCCGGTTCGGTAGTCGTCATCCTGCTCTCCGCCGCGAAGTCGGGTGCTGTGGCCTGCGAGCGTCACAGGCGGCAGTGGGGAGCCGATCCAGCGGCGGTGGGAGGGTGCCCGAGCGCCTGACCAACGGTGCACCAGAGCCGTCGGCCACGCTGCACCGGTCGTAGACCCGGAGCTGACGCGAGGAGTTCGCGGTGGACATCAAGGACGGCTTGCTCGACGTATTCTCCGCACTTCTGCCGCCACGGCAACGGGTGCTGGCGCTGTTCACGGCGAAGTGGACGATCGGCGCGCTGCGGCCGATCGTGGAGCTGGGCATCCCGGAGCTGCTGGCCGC encodes:
- a CDS encoding acyl carrier protein; this encodes MSTFTLDDLRDLLRGGAEEGAVLDGDIANTRFDELGYDSLAVLEIAGEIQRRFGVVVPDDAVSEMPTPARAVEFVNSLFARAGA
- a CDS encoding DUF1772 domain-containing protein, encoding MSVLTALVLLANGLSAGVLVGTQLGGWPLLVALPPDRYVHAHAFFSTRYDPFMPVCLIATVLGDAALAVFGTVPPVRLAQGVAGLLALAVAVISLTKNVPVNKWIRTVDPDRLPADFAARDPRPSWGRWNRLRSLLAVMALVANCAAVVP
- a CDS encoding MFS transporter → MVTDPPLSRGRTAAIVVGLLLGVLLAALDTTIVSAAIRTIADDLQGLSLQAWATTAYLITSTLSTPLYGKLGDILGRKPMYLAAITIFLVGSVACATSTSMIELAAFRAVQGAGTGGLISLALVIIADIAPGREAAKYQGAFVSVFSMSNLLGPAIGGLLAAQSSILGVAGWRWVFLVNLPVGLAALAVVAKTLRNRQQRQKQRVDWWGTLTISVGVVPLLLVSSEGPDWGWASPVPSPVTPRRSSA
- a CDS encoding ketosynthase chain-length factor, which codes for MNGQQVLITGLGVVAPTGVGADAHWQAVLAGKSGIARITRFDPTAYPVRIAGEVKEFDAAERVPRKVIPETDRWTHLALVAADEALQDAGVDLSVMPEFDVAVVTSSSSGGTDFGQHQMEQLYQNGPSWVGVYQSIAWFYAATTGQLSIRHGLRGPCGVLCGEQAGGLDAIGQARRLLSSGTRLVVSGGTDASLCPYGLVAQLSSGELSTVDDPAGAYLPFDAEASGHVPGEGGAIVITETADAARERGHEAYAGVLGYAAGFDPRPGSGRPPALKRVIERALQDANLTPADVDVVFADAAGVPQRDLDEAQAIGAIFGPRGVAVTAPKTLTGRLYGGGAALDVATAALALRHGVIPPTTGPTRLAPGIELDLVTAPREPARLRTALVLARGHGGFTAALLLGRQ
- a CDS encoding MFS transporter — its product is MRDTEKPSSRAIAMTVALAALVLANAILETMPGLALPVIQPALGITPAAGGLLIAALTLVAAISTPIIGKLGDAFGPRRILFGTTAIVIVGAVLSGIGASYPLMIVGEALQGLGAGLLSLTFTLVRSELPERWVKGVVGAVTSMYVLGATVNLVMVGPVSTLLSWHWLFGLPALLAAVASVAAWFLVPSTTPNRNHVLVIGWPGALSFAVFLVALIMAIETIPQTGLASVGTLVMAAVVVALGIGWFTLERRSRAPFVPLAMIARRGIWTSNAAALVQGVGSVVGTILLPQLITLPTANGGLGGSITEVGLYLLPSCIAGVIGTPLGGIAGQWVGARTVIAVGSVFQLVGVAGLVMSPSLGTVLLLTVIFGFGMGAASAGMYNLGISASGSHETGLATGLINLARAIGIALGSVITTTIITASIAPGSQLPTGAGFVLAFTFSGAALVIGVVLAFVMPAQPEAAVPKLVHQAA
- a CDS encoding TenA family protein yields the protein MLRDDLWELGEPVLRKVNDHPFWSGLRDGSLPDGVLTYFVEQDTGYLLPTFGRALNRCAAIAVADQHAELLTLCAGATLASAGRLRAAFDELGPKMDQPARASEPPVDPAVQAHCAFFTATTATSLPAAIGGVLPMVWFNLHLSNAMTATTGSRYQPWIDAYDSGSGFEQAVEQVLVMVDEIGADCTPAERDRLITQFTLGARHELAFAELVVRRDNWAVRQSS
- a CDS encoding cytochrome P450, giving the protein MTTTEPDLMHSTAFVDGIPHEYFRDLRDREGLARGDNHEGDQFWYIVKHADVVAASRDTQLFSSYPTTMTRFREVTSKLRDISFIDPPDHTRMRRLALKAFTPTRIAGLEEPVGRVVDQVWAQARELGEFDLATEVSLEVPVRALAELIGIPQSDRPYAYEWAKRTVNRSHPDYTQDTQQTDEMFREMFEYLKDLTEHRRRTEPGEGLIGVLLSTPVRDMLLTTEEIAQFTMTMLGGSESTYSALTGAVLALLDNPEQLAILRKDPTQIPTAVQEVLRWVTPVTHFARRVTEDTVVNGQEIKADELVALWFSSANYDERVFTDPLKFDVTRHPNPHITFGGGGPHVCIGRLLAMMELRHLIQHVVAEPGIALGGPAVWAHTNFTNSIRSLPVSLH
- a CDS encoding class I SAM-dependent methyltransferase → MTDELDPRITHSLETYDERTLRIYDTLVLRLFCPLVWGCGIGPMRRLYDRSVGRRHLDVGPGTGYFVDKTRWRVKDPEITLLDLNTECLTVSARRLARFKPETCQANLLDPLPLPPDHFDSVGLNLVLHCIPGGWEEKGIIFEHLAKVVRPGGRIFGTTILAEGVPMNAVTHRALLEQHERGNFQNQGDDPDGLRRQLKRHLPDHQLVIKGTTALFRAVVA
- a CDS encoding MFS transporter, which produces MADAALVPLRLFRERSFVVACLATVVVGAAMLGAMSLYPQYFQIVKGTSASTAGLLMIPVMVGLTVTSGISAVLISKTGRYKIFPLIGIALMSVAMVLFCFVDADTSLFASEAYLTIFGLGLGLSIQPLILTAQNTVPPEDMGVATSLATFFQQMGGIIGTSVVIAAVFGGVVGRIGDALRTSLADPAYQAALRSATGVGANLAQSVHDGTTDAFAARVLTDSTFIQQLGPQLARPFLVGFSSSITIGFLIGLVVVVGVVLMFFVRERPLAAAVEASGVEASGVDRSGLDADIPMVEMTVPIPRIDWPSNDFERPPAPFQWFMPTMPGAQIHGMVQHPDGTPIPGVTLVLMDLLGRQVDQYRTGDGGRFGLATPAPGTFLLVATTIGHQPRALMVAATGRPLALRLSLERSDQQHLSGELPERDPDSRPLPRVVRLDPDAKNRHVRRDADEAS
- a CDS encoding SRPBCC family protein, which encodes MAGHTDNSVFIDAPMDLVWDMTNDIESWPNLFSEYAKAEVLTRQGNTVTFRLTMHPDAGGTSWSWVSERTSDPATRTVRSHRVETGNFEHMNIFWEYVEEDGGVRMRWVQDFHMKPAAPIDDAAMTDRLNTNTGIQMALIKTKIEAAAARSRA
- a CDS encoding SDR family NAD(P)-dependent oxidoreductase; this encodes MDLSLKGKKALVTGGSRGVGRGIVLALAEAGMDVVTCYREGSDFVASLEKELGQTGGSHRVLQADLADPAQIKGFVEEAGEALGHFDLVVHNAGAITHVPYGELPLEQWHRIIDVNLTAAHLLVQYSLPLLAEGASVITIGSKSSEVGIPQRAHYTAAKAALRGLTRSLAKEFGGQGLRFNTLALGVIETEAFETMPPEQAKLMRERYSTKTALGRLGTPREVAGAVLWLASDLSKYVTGAVIHVDGGIS
- a CDS encoding antibiotic biosynthesis monooxygenase family protein, with product MADKVFRVMLRMQIKPGMEADFERVWLEVGDSVTGHPANLGQWLSRDLETDGVYYIVSDWVDEPKFREFETSDGHLAHRQKLHPYRSGGSMTTMTVVAHLAGAAT
- a CDS encoding antibiotic biosynthesis monooxygenase family protein, with product MTEVRVLIYHATGDADGVLEAYHQVSKEMAGVPGQLGNELLHGVHETDRFIVISRWSSLDAFTTWEQGRDHKGSTEPLRQYRDTSMARPFGVYAVTAQY